A genomic segment from Torulaspora globosa chromosome 3, complete sequence encodes:
- a CDS encoding uncharacterized protein (ancestral locus Anc_3.456) produces MTVSSNDKLSFEEVSDPEIIRYTHSKNAATWRGLQTVDQYCERERLLGSSDIAKKGESAEMRKKFPGHELLGLKYFVLKNTELEATSATSQIVASCEALCRLGYAIHPGSRGKVVPILTACIGGVFTSPEHRGNGYAREMIHSLNRHFDRLSEAPDAPDFVKNTVITLYSEVGEYYAENGYQSLHVPVHVITETDVLLDRYCDTLPKEKGRFLRFDDYPDLVDLQKKQFESRLLKLHEESPEKFIFTVAADIDIYKWFQVRDLFLMDMTKRHQDDLKFGVALEDNSHIIWHHNWNDNSLVIVKIFMDDHQSSTHCEHTLRRLISHAINEIKTCGLQSLVFWDEEIPIKNFPNLYAVLSEMEQACKLYVENGSLSAVRPPKGFTMEKITWDNNTKFCWF; encoded by the coding sequence ATGACTGTTTCGAGTAATGACAAACtgagctttgaagaggttAGTGATCCCGAGATCATTCGATACACACACTCTAAGAATGCTGCAACTTGGAGGGGACTGCAGACAGTAGATCAGTATTGCGAGAGAGAGCGGTTGTTGGGTTCTTCAGACATTGCTAAGAAGGGAGAATCAGCAgagatgagaaagaagtTTCCGGGACACGAATTGCTTGGTTTGAAGTACTTTGTGTTAAAGAACACGGAACTGGAGGCTACTAGTGCTACTAGCCAAATCGTAGCCAGTTGTGAAGCATTGTGTCGGCTCGGTTATGCGATACATCCAGGTTCTCGTGGTAAAGTAGTTCCAATTCTCACAGCCTGCATCGGTGGGGTGTTTACTTCACCTGAACATCGAGGCAATGGGTATGCAAGAGAGATGATTCACAGTCTAAACAGGCACTTTGATAGGCTCAGCGAAGCGCCTGATGCTCCGGACTTCGTAAAGAACACGGTGATCACCCTCTACAGTGAGGTCGGAGAGTATTATGCCGAAAATGGTTATCAATCTTTGCATGTTCCCGTTCATGTTATCACAGAAACTGATGTACTTCTCGACCGTTATTGCGACACACTGCCAAAGGAAAAAGGTAGATTTCTGCGGTTTGATGATTATCCTGACTTGGTTGATCTTCAGAAGAAACAGTTTGAATCCaggctcttgaagctgCATGAAGAGTCACCCGAGAAGTTTATATTTACGGTGGCGGCAGACATTGATATCTACAAATGGTTTCAAGTTCGTGATTTGTTCCTGATGGACATGACCAAAAGACATCAAGACGATTTGAAATTCGGAGTTGCCTTGGAAGATAATAGCCACATTATATGGCATCATAACTGGAACGACAACTCCCTAGTGATCGTGAAAATATTCATGGACGATCATCAAAGCTCCACTCATTGTGAGCATACCTTGCGGCGCCTGATTAGCCATGCGATTAACGAGATCAAGACCTGCGGGTTGCAATCGCTGGTGTTTTgggatgaagaaattccaatcaaaaattttccaaatCTATACGCAGTGCTTAGTGAAATGGAGCAGGCTTGCAAGCTGTATGTCGAGAATGGGTCGCTCAGTGCCGTGAGACCTCCAAAAGGCTTCACAATGGAAAAAATTACATGGGATAATAATACCAAGTTCTGTTGGTTTTGA